ATATATCTGCCATTTTTAACAACTCTCTGTCTATTGAATCTATTCCGCCAAGTATATTTTCATATATTAAGGGTAAAAGTATCATTATTCCTGTTATTACTGGAACAATTTCTACATTGCTCCAAATCAAAACTAATATTATTACTGCTATTGTAGGAATAGATTTTAAAAATGAAAAAAATGGAAAAAATAGAATATAAAAAAATTTATATTTATATGATAGAATACTGCATAAAATTCCAAGTATTAACGATATTCCTATACTTATTCCTGTTCTTTTTAAAGTATGAAAAACTATAAACAAAAAATTCTTTTCTTTAATTATATTTATAAAAGCTTTAAAAATGCTTAATAGTCTTGGAAATATCAGATCATTTCCTATCATTCTTGATACAATTTCCCAAATAACCATAAATAATAAAGGAGAAATAAACAGCCATCTACTTTGAAATAAATATTTTTTCATCTGGAATTTTTCCTCCAATTGCTTTGCTATTTATCTTTTCAATATTTTCAAAATATAATTGATATGTTTCTCTGCTGTTATCAGCTGATATAAATTTTATATTTACTCTTTTTAGTATTTCGTCTAAAACACTTAAATCAATAGTTATTTTTGATTCTATTATATATTTTTCTTTTGCTGGATTTTCACTATAGATAAATTCTATACTACTTTCTAACTCATTTATAAATGCTGATACAAATTCTGGTTCTTCTTTAATAAGACTTTCTTTTACAATTAGAGTAGACTGAGGAAAACCTATATCATTTTTAAATACTTTTTTCCACTCATCATTCATATCAAAATTTATTTTACTTTTACTATCTTTTGAAATTATTTTACTTAATATAGGTTCTGAAACCATAATTGTATCTATTTTTCCTGCAAGATACATAGGAGCTAATTCATTTCCTCCAGATAAGTAGTTTATTTCTAAATCTTTGTCTGGAATTATTCCATTTTCCTTTAGTATCGTTTGAAGTATTATATCTGGAGTTAATCCCTTACCTATTGTATATATTTTTTTTCCTTTTAAATTTTTTATACTTTTTATATCCTCTCTGCTCACTATATAAAAAGAGCCCCATCCTACAGTTCCGATTATTTTATAATTAAGATTTTTATTATATAACTGCCCTGCAAGATTAGATGGAACAATACCAATATCACTTTCTTTTTTTAAAAAGTTCATTACAAGAGATTCTGATATCTTTTCCAATTTATAATCTATTTTCTTTCCAGATATTTTTTTATCATCATTTATCATTTTTACAATACTAAGAGCTGGCAGTCCATCAGGAAATACAAATGTGATTACATCTTCTGAATATACTGTTGTAATAAAAAAAAGCATCATAAAGAGAGCTATTATTTTTTTTTTCATTTTT
The Fusobacterium sp. DNA segment above includes these coding regions:
- a CDS encoding ABC transporter permease is translated as MKKYLFQSRWLFISPLLFMVIWEIVSRMIGNDLIFPRLLSIFKAFINIIKEKNFLFIVFHTLKRTGISIGISLILGILCSILSYKYKFFYILFFPFFSFLKSIPTIAVIILVLIWSNVEIVPVITGIMILLPLIYENILGGIDSIDRELLKMADIYKISKIDVFKGIYIPGVYYFSASGIPALIALTLKVVVAGEVLSQGSLSIGGEIFMGKIYLETSSIFAWVIIVILINFLLDIFLKKVNSELTKWRNL
- a CDS encoding ABC transporter substrate-binding protein, which translates into the protein MKKKIIALFMMLFFITTVYSEDVITFVFPDGLPALSIVKMINDDKKISGKKIDYKLEKISESLVMNFLKKESDIGIVPSNLAGQLYNKNLNYKIIGTVGWGSFYIVSREDIKSIKNLKGKKIYTIGKGLTPDIILQTILKENGIIPDKDLEINYLSGGNELAPMYLAGKIDTIMVSEPILSKIISKDSKSKINFDMNDEWKKVFKNDIGFPQSTLIVKESLIKEEPEFVSAFINELESSIEFIYSENPAKEKYIIESKITIDLSVLDEILKRVNIKFISADNSRETYQLYFENIEKINSKAIGGKIPDEKIFISK